A window of Nicotiana sylvestris chromosome 8, ASM39365v2, whole genome shotgun sequence genomic DNA:
ATGAAGTTTCCAAGGAAACAAGATCTGACGTGTCCAAGCTGAGAGTCATGGTTCTCAAAACTGCAGAAAAGGCAGTGAAAGCTTTCAAGGAAATTCATGATCGTGTAGATGGAATCTCTGTCACGATGAACGCAAGCTTTGATCGCCTTAAAGAATCTATCTGCAACACCCTTACCTATTTTCTTCGCCGATGATCTGTGTTGGCTACTTAGACAATTTCTTTTGGTTTCTCTGGATATTTTATTTTGCTTGCATACTTTTGGATACTTGGTGGATGACTGTAAGTAAACTTACTATCTGCTAATCTTATTTGGTAGTAGTAAAACTTGCTTAGCTCTCTTTTTGGTTGATGTCAAAGGGGGAGAATAAGGTACTACTAACTTGCAGGAAATATCAGTAAGTTTCAGTCGACTGACTGAACAAGAGTCAACTACTGGGCAACATAATGAGGGGGAGTCGACTCAAAGTACCTGACAACAAGTTGAGGGGTAGCCGACTAAAGTACCTGACAACAAGTTGAGGGGGGGCGACTAAAGACATGAAAATATCTAACAGCAAGTTGAGGGGGAGTTTGCAAACAGGGAAGTAAAATGAAttaatgtgatgacccggccagtcgtctcatgagttaccactccatttcccccatttttgctttttattgctttgtttatagGTTCTATGAGTGaccgggttggttggcttggtttcggaaaggatttggtaaggtttgagacacttatagcctgtttggccaaaagtattttttttggccaaaagcatTTTTTGCCAAAATTTGAGATATTTGGCCAAGTTTTGGAaggaaaaagtgcttttgaggagaagcagaagcaattttggagaagcagaaaaagtaacttctctccaaaagcacttttttgagaagcacttttgagaaaaatacatttagaagcagttttttaaagcttggccaaacactaattattgctcagaagtacttttcaaactaattagccaaacacaaactgcttctcaccaaaagtacttttgaggaaaagcacttctcaaaataagctaatttttgcagcttggccaaatgggatattagtctcttttgaggaagctcaagttgaaaaagtcaaccagatgttgacttatatgttagagggctcggatgtgagtccTGATGGTTCATATagattcgggaggtgatttgggacttaggagcgtgatcagaatgtgttttggaggtccggagtagatttaggcttgaattggtgaaattggatttttggcgttttccggttgataggtgagattttgatataggggtaagaatggaattccgagagttgcaatagttccgttgtgttatttgggatgtgtgtgcaaaatttcaggtcattcggacgtggtttggttggtgttttgatcaaaagtgtaattcggaagattttggaaacttaggcttgaatccgatgtgtttcaGTTGATTCGAtgtcgtttgaggtgttttgaagattggtacaagtttaagTAGTGGTAtatgatatgtttgtgcttttggttgaggtctcgagggcctcagagtgatttcggatggttgacggaaagaatgAAAGTTTGAATGGTAGCTGAAGTTGGAATTCTTCTATCATAACAgcatctgcggttgggaggccgcaggtgcgacccctGCAGATGTGGAAAAGAAGTCACAGAAGCGGTAAGGGGCTAGGAAGgctgtgaccgcagaagcggttggcgAACCACACCTGCGATGGTCCAGGTGCGGAGtgagcatcgcagatgcggatattggtgacttaagtgaaaaccacagaagcggttcaaggaccgcaaatgcggtaccgcaaaagcggGAATTTGGCCGCAGATGCAAAATCCCTGGgctagaaggtataaattatttccttcgcgatttttgagctattccaccattgcTAAGTcagtttttggagctttttgggcgatttgaagaagGGTTTCGAGGGGGCTTCATTGAGGttaggattttggacctaaaattcGTTCCtgtggtattatttcacggattagggctgtaattaatggaatttaagggttaaaatttgaggaaactagggcttggtattggagacctagacttgaggatttgagagaccatttgtggtcggattttggtacttttgatatgtatgaacttgtggggagataaggaatctattgatgtgatttttatcgaaatcTGAGGCATGGGCCTGGGGGTTgcgttttggtaattttgggatttatgttgtaaattgattatttttgcttgggcttcgttcccttagcatattttgatgccgtgattctaattttggatagattcgacgtgagtggaggctgaTTCAAAGGTCAAAGgcgttgcgggctagagtttgcaccggtttgaggtgagtaatgattgtaaatattgtcctgagggtatgaaaccccagattgcacattgttgtgctatattgaggtgacgcacacgctagatgacgagcgtggggtcgtgcactattggggattgtgacttagtccatcccgcatgactattttaccgcgtatttgactgaaatctatttgctatcaacatattttgggttgaatgctatatttggtcctcgtgccaactatttgaacccttaggggagttttactgatatttccttactgttttgactttatacttgaactcagtcaagctatattctactgtttttataactcagccctGTTTACTTTGCTTTaaaacttaaataatattttgggctgagcaccataTTTTACTGTTGTCCGAATGGCttttgagattctgactgagtaaggccgagggcttatgttatgaggaaacacctaattatgattatgaggccgagggcctgagatttgtatgccatgaggtggcttgttgatatgaggccgaaagccTAGTGATGATatcacaagatggcttgatattgcgcttgggccataaggggcccctccaggagtctgcacacccccagtgagtgcgggtacccattatgatgtgatatatagcccgaggggctggttattATCCCAtatgttgcctgaggggctgattctattggtattgtgcccgaggggcgtttcTTTATGTGTTCACCTTTTCTAGTTGcatgtcttttacttgcttaactgtttaaaaagggattttaagaagtttaaactgaattAAAGTGTCTTTTGCATAATTTCACTGTTTCATAACTTTTTACTggtttttactgcttccttatagcctgtaatgtgccttacgtgatttcttacttctcagtctttatttatgattattactcactgagttggagtacttactttacttcctgcaccccgtgtgcagattcaagcattgtagatcctgcttgcgagggttgagagctcccgatagatttcggagttcacgaggtagctgctcggcgtccgCAGCCCTATGCTTCTCCCCCTTTATATCATTTCCTTTCCCTGATTAGTGATTCTGTAGTAGCTTTGTTGaattttcagacttgtattaaattgatagatgctcatgactggtgataccccggTATCAGGCTGTATTGAGTTGTTTTCCGCAAATTATACTGTTAGCTGCTTGTTTTGGGATTCTATtcatgtttaagacttaataTTTATCatcttaattgcttaaaattgaaAAGGGAATGTGTCGACTGGCCTTATCTCACgaaaggtgccatcacgacagggtccaggtttagggtcgtgacaattaagtttttttgtcatcatcaaaaaggggaagaTTATTAGATATATGATTTAATGATAGAAAATAACTTAGTTCTATTTGCAGGAAAACTATTCCAAATAAGGAAGTCCCAAGAAGTGGAAAGATTCTAGTAAAGATCTGGAAGCAAGAATCAAGGACTCAAATGTGCAAGTCAAGATCCAGAAGCAAGAATCAAGGAATCAATATGTTGTGATTACGAGCTTCTTGGAAAAAATATATCTGATCCAGCTATTTACGGTAGGCATCAATCAATCAACATAGAAGATTTACAAAGAATATTCAATCACGCATCACGGAGAATATTCAATCACAACGGCTTGCGGAAGAAAGGAAATCACGGAAGCAACAGACCAGTAAAAAAAGCTCTATTTTATTCTTGGAAGATTGATTCTAAGGATCAAGTCCCTTGGGTTGCCGTCCATTCATAGATCTGTCACGCCTTGAAGAATAGATCCCAATTCATATATATACAACAGGAGATGCAAAGGAAGgatatactttgatcgaaccactATCAATCTTTTTGTTCTACTCCTAACAAGCATTGTAGTCTATTCTAGATTTACTGTATAACTagggagagaagaaagagagaaaaatcacTAGTGACGCATTGTATCAAGAAGAGAGGAAAGAACAAATCTAGTGATGAAGCTGTTGGTGTATACAACACCAACCAACTTGTACCAAGAAACTTCAGATATTTGAAAGAGAAcacccttgcaacccaaggggactagATGTAGGATTATTCTAAAACCGAACTAATATGAATACCATGTATCATTTACTTTCTGCAATTTACTTTTCTGTGTCTTGTTTACATCTAACATTAAGAGTCTAGTCTATTACcccattaaaaaaaagaaaaattacaattCACCCCTTCCCCCCTCTTGCACTTTCAACCCACACTAGTGTCGTGTCAATGCGGGTGCGACACCTAAACTGCCATGTCGGAGCAACTTAGATTATAGTATATTTGATTTTTCCTAGTTAttagtattttttatatgcatGCTGTTGACGGATGAGTCTTCACCTCCTTCACTAGAATTATAAGTAATAATAAGGTAAGGTTGCGCTCTTAAGGTTGCGCTCTTACTTGTACCTCTTCATCTTGAGGTTTTATAATTAATGATAAAAATTTATACAGGTACTACTTCTTAATGGTTTattcaaaagagaaaagaaataacCTGGAAAATAAGATCACACAAGTAACATTCAATTATGTATGCAGCATGCTGGAGGCCGAGGTGCTCAAATGTTACGAAAAGCTAGCAAATTTTCATACTCCTTCCAACATAAATTTTGAACTTACAAATCGAAAAGACAACACAAGAACTAAGTAAGAAGCTGAAAACTACGTAATCAATCGGATTTCTTGGAGAATGCTTGAAGCTGACCTCCATACAATTTACAAAGTCTATATTCAGGAATATAATGAGCACCCATTTTCTCATAGAAATTAATACTTTCTTCATTCCAATCAGCCACAAGCCAATCAACCATCCCCATTCCCATTTTCGCAGCCTTCGATGCAACAGCAGAAAATAACAATTTTCCTAACCTCATCCCTCTATAACACTTCCTTACAAACATTTGGTCTAAATATAAACCAGGTTTCTCAAAGAAACCGTTATAGCTTGGAAAAACAAGCACGTGACCAGCTACATAAACATTGCCATTATTCTCTCCATCCCCTTTAAATTTGGACCTAAAAGTCTCGAGTTCAGGGTCCAAAACTTCCATTTTATCAAGATTGTAATTGTTCTTGATAATAGGGATGAAACTGAGGTTATTGGATTTGGTGACGAGAGGAAAAGGGTTGGGAGAAATTTCAAGGACAAGAGCAGTGAGAGAATGAAAAGGAGGATTATTGGATTTGAATAAATTGTTGTGGAGTGATGTCTCTGTTGTAGTGAAGATTTCTGATAGGCCATGGTATTCTGCCATTTGGGTAACGAGTTTGTGAAGAAGTGGCACGTCAACTTCTGTAGCAAGGCGGATTCTCGCAGAAATTTGGTGGCTGAAAATGGTGTTTTCCTTTGGTTGAAAGGAGTTGATAAGAGTATTTGCAGCTACATGAGTTGAGTATTCCATGTTAATTAGTGGTTCAATTCTTGAAGCTGAGAGAAGTTGGCAACTATGGCTAATGTTTGGTTAATTTGTGATGGTACCTCGTCATGACTAGAAAAGGTATTTATAGAAGTAGTCTAAGTTCTATACATGCATTGATGTTGTAAAAAGGTATTTACATCATTAGGTTACTGATAAAATACATGTAACTATAAATCCTTTACGAGGTTGAAATATAATGTGATATTGTCTTCATTGATCCAAACTCACATGATTTTCTTTAACTGTCTCACACTATTAAGAGTTGTTATATCTTATATATAACTGTTTAATCTTTTCAGCAATTAATGTGTAACTTTGTTCGCACGTCATTGTAGTCAACAATATGAATTAGATTTTGATTTATCTAATCTTTTGTTTAAACTAATCTAGATATGTCTCATatgtgctatatatatatatatatataaactagtcGTTACAAGATGTGGCACTTCTACCTCATTAGAAGGGTCAGTAACAATAATTCCCTATTCATCATGTTTATGAATTGACAAAGCCTTAACGGCTTAAAACATGCCACTAAGCATTGTTCATATTTTCACCTCCTTTTTCTCCGCCATGGTTTTAGACAAAGCATGTTCGATTGCTCTATTCCCGTCTAAAAAATCAACACTTAAGAGTACTAGATTCAAGCTGTTGATTTCGTGGTTTAAGCAAGTACATGTGTCTGGTCTCTTGTCTAATTGCGCTGTACCCGTGCGGGGACTGTTTCTATCTATGTCCTGTTGTATTAATCATTAATTGTTTTTTTCCGGTGGGGATTTGGAGGTGATTTAGGTGAAAAATCCGTAATTAGCTAAGAAAGCCAAGAAAGGAGAACTAAAAAATATTACTGGAAGGGTAAGGAATTAAGTCAAATGAGCGGTGGCCGACCTTTTCCTCAAAATCCTGACTATGCATTGAAATAGTTCAACTCTTTTCCTAACAATTCAATTTTTAAGGCTTGTAATCATAGGTGGCAGAAGCATAGCATTCTGTAATTTTAGAATATGTACGGAGGTGACTAATAATGCCTACTTTGTTGACCTATAAAAAAGCGCTCTTTCCCCCAATATGTCTTCGCAATCTACAGGAGCTTGTCCTAACAAAATTTAAGGAAAGTAGCTCAAAAAGGAACCCAGGGAATTGACAAGGCACATTGCTCATACGAGATACCCATGCTCATTTTTTTAGGGCAAGTTATATATTTTGCCCGTcgacaaaaataattatatttgtTATTCAAATATACAAATtatatacattgattatgtataaATATGTATAGTACACGTTAATATACAAACAATAtacatttcaatttatgtgaaattATTTGACTAtgtacagagtttaagaaaaaagaaaatacttttgatCTTGCGGTGTAAAATGAGACACATAtattttatgtggttataaattATTACATAAAGACAAATTCTTTCCAAATATtgaagaggtcattctttttcgCACGGACTAAagaaaataagttcacataatTTGAAATTTTCCTGCTATTATTTTTGGAGCAGTTACACAATGTaatttttttctgtatttttttggtttttcatcGGATTTTCGGTATCCACACTGAGGCCCAATCAACTGATAATCTGGCCACAGCAGTTGCGGTTCCTCAGATACAAGAGGAGACATTCCAGATTACCAACAGCATGTTGCACCTGTTGCAGAATAAAGGGTTGTTCTCCGGGTCAAACATCGAAGACCCACAACAACATCTGAAGAACTTTCTACCAATTTGTGTCACCCAAAGACAACCGAATGTGACTTCTGAGGCAATCAAATTATTACTGTTCCCATTCTCAGTGACTGGGGAGGCTCAAACTTGGTTGAATTCGCTCCCAATAAACTTCATTGCTACTTGGGAGGAACTAGTCAAGCAGTTCTTGAACAAGTTTTATCCACCCAACAAAACTGCAAGGCAGATTGATGAGATATTGCAATTCAGGCAGAAACTGACTGAGACTTTGCAAGAAACCTGGGAAAGGTTTAAGAGTATATTGGTGAAGTGTCTGCACCATGGTATTCCGGATAAGATGTTGGGACAGAGATTCTATATGGGTTTGGCTGACATTCTAAAGGCCAATGTAGATGTTTCTATCGGGGGTGCATTCTTGAGTAAAACATTCACAGAGTGTACGATTCTTCTTGACAAGATGTCTCAAAATTCAGGCTGGATGAAGAGAGACACAACACTCACTCCAATAGTGCATTCTGTCGCTCTTGACCCAAACAACACACATGCAGAAAACATAGCCACTCTCATGACCCGGATGAGCTTGCTGATAAAGAAAATCGATGAGATGGGTACTAAACAAGTGCACATTGTTGATACCACAAATGGAGGCCTATGCACTCCTTGCATAAACCAGTCATATGTGTGCTCGTGGAGTGAAGAGAATGACAACCAGGGTTTCAGAGAAGACATGAATTATGTCAATAATTTTTGAGGTCAAAGGCAAGGTGGGCAGCAATGGGACCAGCATCAAACCAGCAGTACAGACCAAACTAGCCACAACACAACCCCAATCAAGGAAGAGCATGACCACCAGCCCAAATCGTGCCTTATCAAAGGCAGCATGGCTATAATAAGCAGCACCATCAACAACTGGCCTACCAACCACCTCATCGATAACAGGACAGTAACATGATCGAAATCAGCGGCATGCTGTAACAACTCATTGGGACAAATAGAAAGATACAAGAGAAGTTAGATGCACATGATTCAACAATCAAAGGCATTGAAACTCAATTGGGAAAATTATCTATGGCCTTGAACAATCGCGCACAAGGAACATTGCCTGCAAATACAAACATTAATCCAAGAGAGCAGAACCCAAATCCCCTCATGGCAGTGAGTCTCAGGAATAGAAGAGATTTAGACAGGGAGAAAGAAGTTGCTCAATCGAGGAGAGAGATAATGCCAACTACTCCAGTTACATTAGAGACAGATGAGTCAGCAGAGCTCACCGAGGTTGTAATTGAACATGCACAAGTTGACAAGGGTAAGGAGAAGGAAGGTGAACAACTCCCAGAACAGGCGGTAGAAAAAGCTCCCAACAAAGAAAAGACATAAAGTAGTGGGCAAAGGTTGAATCCTGCACCATTCCCTTAGAGGTTGGCAAATCAAAAGAAAGAGGTTGGCAAATCAAAAGAAAGATGATCAATACAGAAAATTCATGGAAATGCTCAGAtaaattcaattgaatattccactGATGGATGCTTTGAGGGAAATGCCAGGGTATGCAAAAAGGATGAAGGACCTGATGTCGCAAAAAATTGACTTCCAGGACCTGTCCACTATAACTCTGACGCAGACCTGCAGCGTGGTAGTGACAAGGCCTATGGCTCAAAAGGTGTTTGATCCATGTAGTTTCACTATCCCATGCACCATTGGGAGTTATGCTTTTGCTAAAGCATTGTGTGACTTGGGAGCCAGTATAAACTTGATGCCCTTGACAATCTATACAAAACTGGGCATTGTCATAGCTAGACCAACCTCAATATTGTTGCAACTAGCTGATCGCACAGTCAAAAGACCAACAGGAATTCTTGATGATGTACTTGTTCAAGTGGGGAAATTTGTATTCTCTGCAGACTTCATTATTCTTGACTGTCAAGTGGATGAAAAGATACCAAtcattttgggaaggccgttttTAGCCACTGGGAGAGCATTGATTGATTGTGATACTAGATAATTAAAAATGAGGTTGAACAATGAAGAAATAATATTCAATGTTCAACAATCTATGAGGAGACCCAGTGAATTTGCAAATTGCTTGCTAGTGGAGGCCGTAGATGTAATACTACAAGAGGAGGATGAGACTATTAATGACAGGGATCCGTTAGAAGCCTTCTTGATGAATTTGGAAAATGTGGATGGTGAGAAGCTGGCAGAGTGGGTCATGGATCTTGAAGGTCAAGGGTTCTGGAAAAGGGAACCCCAGTTCGAGCCCCTACACCTAGAAGAAAAAATGACACCACCTGCGAAACCATCGATAGAGGAGCCACCACAGTTGGACCTGAAACAGTTTCCAACTCACCTCGGGTACGCTTTCTTAGGGCCTAATTCTACTTTACTTGTTATTATATCATTCGGTTTTCTAGCTATGGAGGTAGAGAAACTCCTACAGGTGTTACAAGAATGTAAGACTGTTATTAgttggaccatggcagacataaacGGTATCAGCCCAGctttttgtatgcacaagattctcttggaagaagggcacaaaccttcTAGAGAACATCAACGAAGGTTGAACCCGaatatgaaagaggtggtaaagaaggaagtgatcaagtggttagatgcgggtATCATCTTCCCCATCTTAGACAGCAATTGGGTAAGCCACGTTCTATGTATGCCGaagaagggaggaatgacggTCATACAAAATGAGAATAACGAGTTGATCTCGACTCATACAGTCACGGGGTGGCGGATTTGCATGGATTATCGGAAATTGAACACAGCCACACGGAAGGACCATTTCCCCTTGCCgttcattgaccaaatgttggacaggTTGGCTGGGTGATCTTACTTctatttcttggatggatattcggggtacaatcagatctcaATAGCCCCCGAAGACAGAGAGAAAACATCCTTCACCTGTCCGTATGGCATCTTTGCATTTCGGAGAATGTCTTTTGGACTTTgcaatgcaccggctacattccaaCGGTGTATGTTAGCCATTTTCATGAACATGGTTGAAGACATTATGGaggtatttatggatgatttctctgtGGTGGGGGATTCATTCGAGGATTGTCTTCACAATTTAAGAAGAGTGCTCAGaagatgtgtggagacaaatttagtgctaaattgggaaaagtgcaattttatggtacaagaagaGATAGTCTTGGGGCATCGAGTGTCCACTAAAGGAATTGAGGTTgaccatgctaaggttgacgTGATTGAGAAGCTTCGGTCAAGGCAGTGAAAAGCTTCCTTGGGCACGCCGGGTTCTACAGGCAATTTATAAATGATTTCTCTAAGATTGCTAACCATTTATGtaaactccttgaaaaggatcatcctgtaacgacccgaccggtctttttgagctctagcacatcgttcagcagtttgaggtcatgagcagcttcactttagctattatgacttgtacgcatggtcggaattgaatttcaggaagttcggagttgatttggaaagagaattctcatttcggaagctttaaattgaaagaattgactaaaattagatttttgagtaaacgacctcggaatcgagatTCAAAGGTTCCAGCAGATTGATATGATGATTTAGAACTTGGACATatatccggatcgggttttggaagactcgGGGACgttacggcacctattgtggaagttagcatttttggaagaatttcataagtttgggttgaagtgcattttagtgttatcattgtctgtttgggattctgagtctgggaatagctccgtatggtgattctggtattgggagcgcgatcggaagtgaatttagAGGTCTGTATGATTGGAagactaaagatagaaatttgaaggtttttgagaagtttgaccggaagtaggctttttgatatcggggtcagaatccaattccgaaagttggagtaggtccgtaatgtcaaatatgacttgtgtgcaaaaattgaggctaatcggacgtgatttgataggttttatcatcgaatgtagaagtttgaaattctaaagttccttaAGCTTTGATTGAGGGTCGATTCATGATtgtagcattgtttgatatgatttgaggcctaaaagaagtccgtaatgtgttttgggactggttagtatgattggacggggttccggggggcctcgggtgaattccgggtggttaacagatTGAATTGGGGTTGGAAAGAATAGCTAAAACAGCTGATATCTGGTATAACCGCACATGCGAAGTTTTGGCCGCAGGtacggagccgcagaagcggccaaaagGATGCAGATGTAGTGGTGAAGGGTGAAGGCAAGAATAGCTGAAACAACTGATATCTGGTATAACCGCACATGCGaagttttggccgcaggtgcggagccacagaagcggccaAAAGGATGCAGATGCAGTGGTGAAGGGTGAAGGctgggaccgtagatgcggtcaggtcaccgtagaagcgggaccgcacctgcggaagaaggagcgcagaagcggaaatgggctgggagccccggaccgcagaagcggcaattGGTCAGCATCTGTGGGACCGCAGAAACAGTCAAGAGACCGCAGGTGTGAAAGGACTGGAGGTAGTGAGCTCTCTTAAAAGATCGAGTTTTGGTTCATTTCCACCCATTTTCACTTACGGGTTGGacaattttggagcttttggaagataGATTTTCTTCATCCATGTCAAGGTAAGTTGTTCCCACTCATTAGATGTTAAATACATGGCTTTGTttcggatttgagcatgaaaatttggtagaaacttggggtttgggggaaaacctagaaaatggATATTTTTATTTTGACCACGATTatgggtatgaaattgagagtaaagcatatatttgagttcgtgagttcatgggtaaagtttatcttcgggAAATTTAGaaatccgagcacgtgggcccgagggcactTTTCGATCgtggttagaaattgttataaattggattgtaatgagtaattgaatatatattaatggatttgcataattattggctagt
This region includes:
- the LOC104238002 gene encoding uncharacterized protein, with the protein product MDALREMPGYAKRMKDLMSQKIDFQDLSTITLTQTCSVVVTRPMAQKVFDPCSFTIPCTIGSYAFAKALCDLGASINLMPLTIYTKLGIVIARPTSILLQLADRTVKRPTGILDDVLVQVGKFVFSADFIILDCQVDEKIPIILGRPFLATGRALIDCDTR
- the LOC104238001 gene encoding L-ornithine N5-acetyltransferase NATA1-like — protein: MEYSTHVAANTLINSFQPKENTIFSHQISARIRLATEVDVPLLHKLVTQMAEYHGLSEIFTTTETSLHNNLFKSNNPPFHSLTALVLEISPNPFPLVTKSNNLSFIPIIKNNYNLDKMEVLDPELETFRSKFKGDGENNGNVYVAGHVLVFPSYNGFFEKPGLYLDQMFVRKCYRGMRLGKLLFSAVASKAAKMGMGMVDWLVADWNEESINFYEKMGAHYIPEYRLCKLYGGQLQAFSKKSD